CCAAGTAGATTATCATCGCAAAGGAAAACATACACAAGCAACACACAACAAGAAAACAATGGTAAGCTAGATAAACAAACAATATACATATAGTATAATCAATCAATGTCATCATGCTTAGTTACATATAAAAGAACAATTAAAGCATACCCTTCAAACCATGACTCAACCACTCAACACGACTCATCCGGATTGGTATAACTGTCGaactattggtcgtttttgcacttgcatagttcagctggCCCTCCCTAACACTGTGCAAGGTAAATCCTCCCatctgtctatgtctaaactctaacactatagacgaggacctccctctactctcactaCTCACAcggttcttctctatttgagcatgaacTGTGTTTTGAGTGTAAGGATAGACATACCagttcaaagctccatacagtTATACAGAACAACAATAACTCCCCTCAAATCACTTTCAATCATCTCACCCTAAGATGTCTAGTTCATACTCAATTACATCAATATAATTCACAATCATATTCTTTCCAACCACACAAgccatatatataaacatacaagacactctttcaatcaaacaacatcaatcaatccaTGGCATAAGGATACTcatatttaggtaaggaaaacaacTCTGAAACCTTCACTAACAGCACCagaagggtccaaaacccccaaaacgacctaaggAACGTCCAAAATGGACATCCTAAACTCCAAACAAACATCCATTTGATCACTAGATCCAAGACTAGGTGTATCAAAGCACTTTTGACACTTTAAAATCCAAATTCACTTCTACAAGTTgcccaatttcatttctatCCTTTAAAACCCTCAAACTAGTTTGCAACCTGCATCAATAAGTCCAATTGCACTTGCTAGGACTGTCCAAAATCACAGAATACTTCCAGTAGTCCTACTTGTCATTTTCACCCCTTAAAACCTCTAAAATGGACTAAAAACTCAACCTATGAAGCCATTTTCCATTTTAGAATAGATTTTACTGATTTAGTCATCTAGACAAGTCCTAACAGGTGTGATAACATACCCCCAACCCTCCAAAACAATGCAGACATCTTATCTCACCATTTCACTATTCCACACCCTCTTTTTGACTAAAACCATGCACATAAACCCTCACAAGACCTCTACTCCAAtatagattatattttattgttttacgaGTTCCAACAAGTCTAAGATAACTCAAAAACAGTCCCCAAAATGCCACTGTTATTAAACCATCATTCCCTAAAAAATTCACCTCTCAAAACCCCTCCAATTCCACTCTAAAATGGTATACAATGAACTCAAGTGTTACTTCTCAATTTCAACTTTATactataactattttataactTAAACCAAACATAATAGACCCGAAGACCTTTACCAAACTGTAGAATTTCCTTTTTAAACTCACTAATCCAAAATTTGACATGCTAACACCCATCACTTTAAATCTCTAATTTTATACATCAATTCCTCAATTCTtccaacaataataacaattttatatcaACAACATACCAGCTCAGAATTTAACATACATACATATCATACAACAAATTTTTAACAAGACACTAGCTCCCATTACCTAGAGGTTGAGCAGTACAACTTGCTAGAACACTCTAAACAGGACCCCACACAGCGAAGAACCAAACAGGACCTACAGATCACCACATTGGTGACAACAAAtagctcttagagctagaataaTGCAAGGAATGAAAAGAAGAATACACAAGACACATGCAAGAGCAAAATTGCATGCCCTAATTTTAAGAAAAGTGGAGGAAAAGGGAAAAACCACTTACCCGCTATAGAACGTGAAATCAATGGGTTCAAGTCGAGGCTCTCGACTTCGGGAACGTATGGACGTCACCTAAACAAAAATGTAATGGTTCAGTGGGGAGATTTGGTAGAAAGAAGGCAGAGAGAATGGTGAGTAAGAGTTTTAGAGAAAGGAACATTATTGAGAGAATGACTTCTGCTTTTTAGAAAgcccaacaacaaaaatcaaaattgacTTCTTTTAATTAAGTGACCCctcccttttattttaattcagcTTTTACCCattcctttttaatatataaatatattaatataaaatctcaTGTTCTTATTTGTGGTAATATTTATCTGAATTAACTTAACTTAGGAATTACTATTCGCACCacccattatttttttttttctgaaaatactCCTAATAAATGCTCATTTTTagactaaatatataaatagacttcagaatttttagttttgaagagttataaatacattattaaaattatactataaagaaattcaaaattatattttttttgtaattaaattttcagCACAATAAGAATTcgttttattgaaatataatcctacaattcaaaattttattttttatcaagttTTACAATAAacttaactactttttttttaaaacatatttttagtctttagaaattgaataaatatttattttaatctaataaaaaatgtattcttATAAAAATCACTTATTTTACTCgttataaaatacataatttttatttaattctgtCAGACTCCTTAAATTCAGCTCGTAGTAGAAGCTAAGTgtagtgaaaaaaattaaaaatgtcagAAAGTGGAAGCAAGGTGGCTGCAAAGGAGTGGACCATTCGATTTTGAAGGCAGTATATAAGTTGGGATTTTAAATCTGATGTCACTTTCCTACATGCAACTTTCTCCTCCAAGTTTCTCAAATTCTCGTTTTCTCCTCCTTCTATCTAGCTCTCTCTAAATTCCTTAGTtttctctctacaaattctcATCCTCTTTACTTCCGATCACCAAACAGATCACGCCTGAGCTCTCCTGGTGCTAAAGACTTTCATTTGCACCGATCGAATCTTTATTCCGAATTGGtaagtttttcttcttcgtGAGAAATATGTTATGGGTACATGCAAGCTAAAGTTCTAGTTGCATGCATTTGTTAACTCCATCTTCTCAAAATTATGATCATGTTTTGGTCTTTCTTCTTGTTCAATGGATTATAGGTGTTCTAGAAAAAGGTTGGTGTTTGAGGAAAGGTATTCTGCTGATTGAGTTAGCAACTGTCTGTcaaagaggtaagggaagcttgtataatttaattatgattctctGTTTTGAATGATTGCATGTTTAAATGATGTTTTGTTTGGTTATTTGAtggatataaaatattgatgttACTGCATGTTCGTCTGAAGATGTTAATGATTGATAAATGGCGTGAACTGGGTAGGAATAGGACTTGATGATAAGTCTGCAGTATTATGCAAAATTATTACTTGTCGTCGAGAGTCAttcatgaccgttcggtttctGTTATGTGTGTTCGGTCTTAACTGAGTTCTTCTTTCGTAGAACTTCAGTTAATGATCGATCGGTCTCGTATGATGAATACTAGAGTATAACGTTCGGTTTAAGCATAGTTTTTCATTCCCACTTAGTAATCATTTTAGGTAAGATATTTCATACAACTTAAgtttttgatattaaaaatattctcaGTCTGTAAAACAGTGTTTCATTATTTCAATGGTCAAACTTATACATTTTTGTAAATGCttagagtgttcggtcttgtactagcatTCGATTCCTTAGAGTGTTTAGTCTTGTACTAACACTTGGTCTTAGTAGTGCTCGatcttgtactagcactcggtTCCTTAAAGTACTCGGTCTTGTACTATTATTCGGTTTCTTAGTATGTTCGactaatatgaataaaaatttaattataaatttttttgttatattatcaGTATTCGGGTTGAGTTAACAACGTCCTGTTCAACTCATTAGTGTTCGACGTAAGGTAATAGTATCCGGCCAAGACAATAGTGTTCTGTCTAAACTCCTATTATTCAGGTTAAGTCATTAGGGATCGGTCTAAGACAATGGTGATCTTTATAGGTCATACATGTTCGGTCTAAAATTCAAGTGTTCGGTTTAACTTTAGAATTTGGTTGTTCGGATGTTCGACTTCAGGGACATTCAGTCATTCTTGAGTTGTTACTCCTCACATGATCGTTCGCTCATGTACACATATAAGGAGTGATCTTCCGTTCGGTCTTGTTCATAGATTATGTTAAGTTCTTTCGTTCGGTTGTATTCGACGATGATGATTGATTTACTGTTTGGTTTAATTTTACTTATGTATGTATATTGGATAGGATATTTCAAGTGGTATGGAAGAGAATTCTAAGGAGGAAGGTCTCAGTGATTAGTTATtgaattggtaaagtatgaatatggataGTGAAATTCATGGTGTTCATCCTGAAGTTTTAATGATTATCAGTTCTCAAGTATAGATGGGtaagtcatgtggtgagaatggcAGGAGGCCCTAGTCTAAGGGGGGTTCCTTAGGTGAGGTATAACGAGCTAACCTCGGGCGGCAACTGAGGGGtttccagttactacaccaccaGGTGCAAGAACGGCCAgaagctacatattcatacaattCGGATGGTCGAGTCAAGTAGTCGGTCATTGTATGTATGCTATGTTCGGTTTTTGCTGGAAATGAATGTTTGATGATTGTATGTTataatgttttgattgaattaatgaTTATGTAATTGTTatgttttatgattaattaaattacactagcttaTCCTTATTTTTCCTGTCTTGTCATGTTGTCCGTTCGGTCGTCCTTGTTCTTGCAATGATCACCCTGTGAGTGTGAAcagaaagtgaagaaatttCTCTGGAACAATAGCTGGAAGAATAGAAGGTAGTATAAGAGTATGACCGTTCGATTTATACATTGCTTGTATGATCGTTCGGTTTGTACTTGTAATTAGCGTTAATGTAAGTTTtctgtaaaattttaatttatggttattttagaataattataaattaattttattttcccatGTAACTATCCTactatattataaatgtaaatactcttaaatatagtttaaagttatatttttgggatgttacatattcttatattctttaattctttctctgcaaaactttaaataatttttttaaacaaataaataatatttactctATAGatcttaaaatgattttagaattatcgaataataaaatcatatcacAAACACAGTATATTACTTAAAACTGTCCCATATGAAAGTGAAACATTATATACTAGAGAGTgatgatttttaatttcagtgattaaaatgagttaaaaaaagtaaatcataaatatatcaaaatataattttattatttcggagtttaaatgcttttatttatattaatttatattcattaacCATTTCAATGatctgaaaaaaatataaccaatgAGTTTAATGATGtacaaaattttcaactttcatcttaattaattttgtgacAAGCTCAAGGGAAACCAACCATAAATGGACTTCCAAAACCATAATTTCGGGAATTTCCaaataaattttcttgaattataatttcagtggaaaatactttattttagcGATATATTAAAATGCTTCCTAATACAATACagtttttaaactttgaattaGTTTAGTTAAAGCAAACTAAAAAACACGTGTCATACGTATGTAGTCGAAAGAGTAGTTTTGTAGAACATAGCAGTTCTAATTCAGAAAATACGTAAACGTCCATAAGTATAACTTCGGGATATACcaagaataatgaaaattttatttagcaaaattaatttttgtatgattacgaaataaggaaaatgaatatgagaaaaataagaCCTTGGAAGATGAGACAATATCTTTgaaccaaaacaaaaatggaTGAAGGGTCAAAAAAAGGGGTGGTTGAAAAAGTAATTCCAATTAAACAGTTTAAGTCATTAGAAAgctattaaaaaatcattagatttctttctttttttctttttcatgtaaCTTTAACGCGTAACAAtgcataaagaaaattaaaccaTAAATCTAAAACCTTTCGAAAAGTTATGTTGAATTTATGAGTTGAAGAGCTAATTACTTTGATCTCAAATAATGGAAGCAATGActttaaagaggaagaaaagttatatattacatttaacaaaagaaaaaagggttACCTAATCCAGTTTGATGTGAACATCACAATGTAAATGAAATTAGGTACATAAACTCTTCTATATATCTTGTTCATCCTTCATgccatataatatatatgacaGCCACAAATCATTATTATTCTTGATGTGATATTTAGCTATTATTCAAGAATATATACGAccataaaaaagtattaaccAGCATGTGTGTAATATAAgcaaaacttatatttttatagctCAATTTTTTAGATgacttttaatttatctaaGGAATTGAAGACGAAAACCCATATAtaatgatggaaaaaaaaaatcatacatattGAAAAAACAGGACGGAatggattaaaaataatgtgaatTTCACATAAATTTAAGTTCTCGAAGAGTTGACTTTagacttaaataaataaaaaaaacaggtGTGAAAACCTCATtttgaataaagaaaacaataatcatTATAGAAAAAGACATGGTTGGAAAAAAATCTAAAGTTTACAAGGATAATTTTTATGACTCGAAAGAATGATTTTCAGTTGTTTGGTAAACAATGTTCTTGattcaaatttgttaaaaacatatatatcttttaatgaaaaagtctctttaataaattttttttgataactttttaataatacataCGTGATAATCTATGATtagtccattttaaatattttttaaaacataaatttaaatagacatatatcctgttgtcaaaaaattattaaaaaagagttattaaaaatataattaatatttttttacaagcTTATGTCAGTCGAAAACATTAAAAATCCTAAGATTATGTAAGCATGATTTTGTGTAGTTGGGTGATAAGTTTGTAGCATGTAACATGTCAGGGAGTTGTACATACCAATTCCACCTAATATCTTTAACTCTTATGCTTTGAAATAAGAGTTTTCTGTGTACACATTTCAAAGCATAATTTAatggtttatttttctttgatggGTAAAAGTTTCGTGGAACTGTTTTGACCATTAGGGATGCCATCAAATCCCAAACAGTACTGTTGAAAATTATAGAGCAACCATGATTCGTATGACCTAGAATTCATGATGCTTGGCTGTACATACACATGGCTTACTTtttcaaaagaagaataatCAAAACAATCCCCCAGAAACAAAAATGATGCTCTCTATTCATTTCCAGCTCTTACCAAAATTAAGGTTTatgtaaatatctttttttatttatttatttatttgtattattagaTCCCTGCGAAATTGTTAAGTTTCCTCTATATTTTCCACTAACAAAGTTATGGTTGTGTGGCTTGAAACAAGCAACATATTTGGTTGAGTCTAGAATACTTGTAGATGGAAAGCATGAATAATGCAAGGTCCCATAATGTAGAGTAGAAAATGGATTTGAGTgagatttaatatattttgtttgttgataGAGTTATTTGCACCACAAATTACCGATGCTCAAAAGTTTAAGTAAAAGTTAGATGACGTTGGTTATGTTGGATAGGCTGTTTTGTAGTGTCTGGTTCCTTGTTATTTCTGGTGGGCTAATAATATACTCTATAATGAATCAAAATCTTATAATAGAGAATCATTACAATGATCAAGGGATTGAGAACACAGGGCATGATAAATaagcagagagagagagagagagagagagagtatgaAAAGTTGATGTTGAGATGAGTATAGCCATTGAAACTTGAAGGAACTATTGAGAGCATGTGTAAAGGGGGAAAAACGTCCTTCAAAGTTTGATTTCCACCAAGAAAGTAGTTGTGGATCGAGAAGAATGTGAGagaataaagcaagaaaaaataaaggtcTTCCATTCTACATTAAGAAACCCACATAGCCAAAAAGGCTATAAAGATATATCAAAAGTTGGGAAGAGAAATGCCGAAAGATGGAATTTTTGTGTCTCATGAGGTATTTGCCTTTGGAGCCTCGAAACCAATCTATGATTCTTTTGACGCAAGAACCCGAATCAGTGGATGAGTCTTTGATTCAAAGATAAATAAACTATGCATAATAATCAagtgtttgatttgatttgattgccTCATTGAAACTACAATTCTTGGTTCTAAAACAACTGTGTTGTGATGCACTTTGAAGGAGTGAGTGATGGAGGTAATTAGGTATACGTTGTTTCAGTGTTTTTACCACTAATAAATCATATCCTAAAACCAAAGAGTTCCCCCTTCTTGTTTTGTCGGTTGCCCAAACATTAATTATTGAAGGAGCAAGAGCACATATTCTTAGTGGTTTCTTCACTTCTAAGGTGCTGCTCAACAGAGGAAAACATCCATAGGCATAGGGGCAGGAATATGTACGGCATGCTTTTCATCACCTTCTTAGCTTTAAGCTATTGACCCACTATCTTCGCACAATGTGGCAACCCTAACCAATGTAAGCTATTATGCAGCTTTATCTTATTCCCTTCAAAAGTCAAAATTAGACTACTCAGATTTCATAGAACCCTTTGGGTATTGACTGCTGGCAATTACCGCACCTCACCTCTTTTTATACTTCAATCCTTCAAACCCAAACTCTGCAACTAATTACAGTACAACATAAACTTGGGATGCTActtcaaaataatgaaaactaCTGTCTCCCAATTTCTAATATCTCAGATAATTTCCGGACATTAACAGGCCATAGAGAGATGATTGCGCATCGTCCTTTTAGCCTATAACATCAAATCAGAATATCAGGGGCAATATTCGATTTAGTTTTAATGGATATCACCCTGTAGCGACATTAACAACGCTAAAATACCGAAATATGAACAGGATTTTGCCAAATAAAATGAGACAGCTGCAACGTGACAATGTGTTTTGACAGCGTCAGAAAGTAGGGTAGAAATTAATAAGGACAGAGAAATAGCAATAGTGAAAACTACTCGTCTATTCAATTACTTTAGCCGATGTCTTTAGAATTGAATGAGATGTTGACGTACACCAAATTCAAATAGCAAAGTTTTCAAGTCATTATTTGATTAATCAGAATCACAATTGATATGGATAACGTTGAAACTGAATAATCAGTTCACACTTCAACTGGTTTAAGTGTCCCGATTaatttgtaaacattttttaCTTGCATTTGGCACATGATTCTAATTAGAGGGCATTTTCCTAGAACACAACATTTATATTCGTTTCTTTCAAGGTAAATCTCAACGTTTAAGAAATCTAGCCTCACAACTGCTCTACATCCTCAAGGGAAGAAAAGTGTCTGTCTATGGTGTTGAGAGTTTCTTGATCAATTTCGGCGGTGGTAACAAATTTCGGTAAAGAATAATCCAATTCTTTTGGTGGTACCACCTCACTTTCAGCAGTTTGATTCTCAATAATTTCATTGTCTTTAAGATCTATCACGCAAGAGCCTTCGTCCAAATTGAAGAGTTGGGACTTCATCTCTAAGCACGACTTCAAATCCTCCTCACTTCGGGCTTTATTAATCTTATCCATAAGATCACTTATAGCTGATAACCTTTCCATCCCCTTTCCCCTTTTTGAAGCTTTATTACCTTCTTCATCAATTGATTCATTCGTGTCACCATCTACAGCACTTCTCTCAAGCTTCTTTAATCCCTCATCTACGATTTGTTGTATTCTCGTTCTCAAACCATCACTTCTCAGAGAGTTTGATCTTAGCTGCAATTTTAACCCAGGGATCATTGTCTCATTGCTCTCCATTGGACTAGGGTTAGAATCCAAGGCAGACGATACATCGTCATCCAACGACTTCACTGCTAATACTTCTTCCAGTAAATCTACATTCTGCATGTATCGGTCAAAAGCTTCATTTTCCACTTCAATATTCCGTTCCTTGTATTCCTTTAACTTGGCAAATCTCCATTCGTTGATAGCTACAGCATCCTGTAATCATCCCATTGATATTATTTTCACACAACATACAGCTCACCAAAATCATTATACAACTAAACCAAGCATATTTAAGTATGGTTAACCTTTCTAGTCAATGGCTTCTTCGAACGAAGTGAAAGGTGTAAATTATTGAACTGAGCAAAACTATTAGACAGCTGTCGAAGTGATGCAGCTCTTCCTGCACTTCTGAAATAAATGGCAAAACAAAATCCTCTGCTCAGGGGGAATAGAATAATTCGAAAGAAGATTTAATTTCTGATTGTATAATTGAATTAACAAGTCACTTGAAATTCAAGAAAAGTACTGCATTAAGAAAGTGATAAAATATAACGACATAACGCAAAAAAAGGAACACAAAATATTGAGCCTTTCCTGTGAGGTAAAATATCAGAAAATTGTAAGCAGTTAACTTCTTAGTCCATCCTAGCTTCGAAAGAGGGGGGAAAAAAGTAAAGAACTGgactctttcttttcaaaatatattaaacatatttccAGTGAACCCACCAACAAGttgaaaatataaactaaaaaatttatgCAGTGCACATGTAGGGTGCTGGTGCTTATAACTTACGTTGATTGAGGTGGTTCTAAGGGTTGATGATCATGTGGAGAGCTACCAGATGAGGGTGTCTTGTCGGGAAAAGTCGAATTAGCTTTTAACACTGCATTCAGCATAAGAAATCAGAGTAAACAATCgggaaaataaaaaactgtCAGGATCTTAATTAGGGGAAtatgaaacaaaagtataaacttATCAGGATAATTTCAATCTTTGGATTAAAATAACAGAACAATCatctttttttaatgattttcttatTTCACATCTTATTTTTACTGCTGCTTGATAGACAATGTACACCTAAAACCCCT
This genomic stretch from Vigna radiata var. radiata cultivar VC1973A chromosome 7, Vradiata_ver6, whole genome shotgun sequence harbors:
- the LOC106766975 gene encoding uncharacterized protein LOC106766975 isoform X2; this encodes MAAPNSNNNATPKPGTLGVGVIPTPPKSQRGHNKPKCKQCGNVARSRCPYECCKRCCSRNQNPCHIHVLKANSTFPDKTPSSGSSPHDHQPLEPPQSTAGRAASLRQLSNSFAQFNNLHLSLRSKKPLTRKDAVAINEWRFAKLKEYKERNIEVENEAFDRYMQNVDLLEEVLAVKSLDDDVSSALDSNPSPMESNETMIPGLKLQLRSNSLRSDGLRTRIQQIVDEGLKKLERSAVDGDTNESIDEEGNKASKRGKGMERLSAISDLMDKINKARSEEDLKSCLEMKSQLFNLDEGSCVIDLKDNEIIENQTAESEVVPPKELDYSLPKFVTTAEIDQETLNTIDRHFSSLEDVEQL
- the LOC106766975 gene encoding uncharacterized protein LOC106766975 isoform X1, translating into MAAPNSNNNATPKPGTLGVGVIPTPPKSQRGHNKPKCKQCGNVARSRCPYECCKRCCSRNQNPCHIHVLKANSTFPDKTPSSGSSPHDHQPLEPPQSTSAGRAASLRQLSNSFAQFNNLHLSLRSKKPLTRKDAVAINEWRFAKLKEYKERNIEVENEAFDRYMQNVDLLEEVLAVKSLDDDVSSALDSNPSPMESNETMIPGLKLQLRSNSLRSDGLRTRIQQIVDEGLKKLERSAVDGDTNESIDEEGNKASKRGKGMERLSAISDLMDKINKARSEEDLKSCLEMKSQLFNLDEGSCVIDLKDNEIIENQTAESEVVPPKELDYSLPKFVTTAEIDQETLNTIDRHFSSLEDVEQL